The Latilactobacillus sakei subsp. sakei DSM 20017 = JCM 1157 genome includes a window with the following:
- the hpf gene encoding ribosome hibernation-promoting factor, HPF/YfiA family: MLSFNVRGENIEVTEAIRSYVEKKISKLEKYFDESATATAHVNLKVYPDKTAKVEVTIPLPYLVLRAEETSPDMYGSVDLVTDKLERQIRKYKTKINRKSRERGIKGVELVVSSEETLPEEPMQVVRTKRVSLKPMDSEEAILQMNMLGHEFFIFEDSETNGTSIVYKRQDGRYGLIETDE, encoded by the coding sequence ATGCTAAGTTTTAATGTCCGTGGAGAAAATATTGAAGTCACAGAAGCAATTCGGAGTTATGTTGAGAAGAAAATCAGCAAACTCGAAAAATATTTTGATGAATCAGCTACAGCAACTGCACACGTTAACTTGAAAGTCTATCCTGATAAAACAGCGAAGGTCGAAGTGACTATTCCGCTCCCTTACTTGGTTCTTAGAGCCGAAGAAACATCACCAGACATGTACGGTAGTGTTGATCTGGTAACTGATAAACTAGAACGTCAAATTCGTAAATATAAAACAAAAATTAATCGTAAATCACGTGAACGTGGTATCAAGGGTGTTGAATTAGTGGTTTCTTCTGAAGAAACTTTACCAGAAGAACCAATGCAAGTTGTTAGAACTAAACGTGTTTCATTAAAACCAATGGATAGCGAAGAAGCCATCTTACAAATGAACATGTTAGGTCATGAATTCTTTATCTTTGAAGATTCAGAAACAAATGGCACAAGCATTGTTTACAAACGCCAAGATGGTCGTTATGGTTTGATCGAAACAGATGAATAA
- a CDS encoding ComF family protein, translated as MQLYFQRYKGQGDYQLRLLFERDIRTRFPVKSNVTYVPIPSDEQHQQERGFNPVQGLFETCFPLTSLLKKRPTEKGQAQKNRAERLASPQFFELVPQKLPHKPQSIIILDDIYTTGRTVWHAQQCLRANYPQATINAITLAR; from the coding sequence ATGCAGTTATATTTTCAACGTTATAAGGGCCAAGGAGACTATCAATTACGGCTATTATTCGAACGCGACATTCGAACTCGGTTTCCAGTAAAATCCAATGTAACTTACGTGCCTATTCCATCTGATGAGCAACATCAACAAGAACGGGGCTTTAATCCAGTCCAAGGCTTATTCGAAACTTGTTTTCCGTTAACATCGTTATTGAAAAAGCGGCCGACAGAGAAGGGTCAAGCACAAAAAAATCGTGCAGAACGTCTTGCAAGTCCGCAATTTTTTGAATTGGTACCGCAAAAATTACCGCATAAGCCGCAATCGATAATAATCTTGGATGATATTTATACGACGGGCCGAACGGTGTGGCATGCACAACAATGTCTGCGTGCTAATTATCCCCAAGCTACAATTAATGCGATTACTTTAGCCAGATAG
- a CDS encoding DEAD/DEAH box helicase yields the protein MGQQVIACGRQFTAAQLADTQNNNYSLPQIKRRPAFLRVKHRLVCQRCQQVVPPQTCLPDGRHYCAQCLLFGRLVEGDWLYTVPECHLFENNIPKLTWEGQLTPHQEQAAQAVVEVVQTQKRHVLTAVTGAGKTEMLFQGILVALQKGQRVCLAAPRVAVCLELYPRLQAAFATASIMLMHGEQTEPYRYTQLVICTTHQLLKFYHAFDTVIVDEVDAFPFVDNPVLVTAVEQACKPQCALLYLTATPTPAIKRAIAAKQMTVSELPLRFHGHLLPEPHRHVAFNWRAQLKKGRLPKRLERDCQTCLKTQQILLFVPQVRLLQPVANRLSTLLPAVRIETLHANDPDQIKKITAFRAQQIQLMVTTTILERGVTFKNVAVLVLGAEHMVFNEAVLVQIAGRAGRHKDYAQNPVHFYYQDYTRAIKGACRQIKAQNQRGRRLQSTV from the coding sequence ATGGGACAACAAGTAATTGCCTGTGGTCGCCAGTTTACGGCGGCCCAGTTAGCCGATACGCAAAATAATAACTATAGTTTACCACAGATTAAGCGGCGACCTGCGTTTTTACGGGTCAAGCATCGCCTAGTCTGCCAACGTTGTCAGCAAGTGGTGCCGCCGCAAACCTGCTTACCAGATGGGCGCCATTATTGCGCGCAATGTTTGTTATTTGGTCGTTTGGTAGAGGGCGATTGGTTATACACGGTACCGGAGTGTCATTTATTCGAAAATAACATACCAAAGTTGACGTGGGAGGGGCAATTAACACCGCATCAGGAACAAGCTGCCCAAGCGGTGGTTGAGGTGGTTCAAACACAAAAACGGCACGTATTAACGGCCGTGACCGGCGCAGGGAAGACCGAGATGCTTTTTCAAGGAATTTTAGTTGCGCTTCAAAAGGGTCAGCGGGTATGTCTGGCAGCGCCTAGAGTCGCCGTTTGCTTGGAACTTTATCCGCGCCTGCAAGCTGCCTTTGCAACGGCTAGTATCATGTTGATGCACGGTGAGCAAACTGAGCCCTATCGCTATACGCAGTTAGTGATTTGCACGACGCATCAGTTGCTGAAGTTTTATCACGCCTTTGACACTGTGATTGTCGATGAAGTCGATGCTTTTCCTTTTGTTGATAATCCCGTTTTAGTCACGGCAGTTGAACAAGCCTGCAAGCCCCAATGTGCTTTATTATATTTAACGGCGACTCCGACCCCCGCTATTAAACGGGCAATTGCTGCTAAACAAATGACGGTTAGCGAATTACCGCTCCGCTTTCATGGTCATCTATTACCAGAACCACATAGGCACGTCGCTTTTAATTGGCGGGCCCAATTAAAAAAAGGTCGGTTACCTAAACGACTTGAGCGGGATTGCCAGACTTGTTTAAAAACACAACAGATTTTGTTATTCGTGCCGCAAGTGCGGTTATTGCAACCAGTTGCCAATCGGTTATCAACCTTATTGCCGGCGGTCAGGATTGAAACATTGCATGCTAACGATCCGGATCAGATCAAAAAGATTACGGCGTTTAGAGCACAACAAATTCAGCTAATGGTGACGACCACCATTTTAGAACGGGGCGTTACGTTTAAAAACGTTGCAGTTTTGGTCTTAGGCGCGGAACACATGGTGTTTAACGAAGCCGTTTTGGTCCAGATTGCCGGGCGAGCGGGACGGCATAAAGATTACGCCCAAAATCCGGTTCATTTTTATTATCAAGACTATACGCGGGCGATCAAAGGCGCTTGTCGGCAAATTAAGGCCCAAAATCAGAGGGGACGGCGATTACAATCAACTGTTTAA
- a CDS encoding YigZ family protein, with protein MESYLTVQADGQFELEIKKSRFICQIARVSDEAAAQDFIDQVRKTHTKANHNCFAYQLGQPANIQKQSDDGEPSGTAGVPILEVLRQMQLTNLCVVVTRYFGGTKLGTGGLIRAYSHATSAALEHLGIVQGIEQTACHLTIDYAQFDSLQNRLAQLDLIAQDIQYTTNIQLTVWLPTEEVPAFEAQMTELLNGQLTLGLGQQQFNEVPISAQAIHDLRYQK; from the coding sequence ATGGAAAGTTATTTAACCGTTCAAGCAGACGGGCAGTTTGAACTTGAAATTAAAAAGTCCCGTTTTATTTGTCAAATCGCTCGGGTTAGCGATGAAGCCGCTGCCCAAGACTTCATCGACCAAGTTCGTAAAACACATACGAAAGCTAATCATAATTGTTTCGCCTATCAACTGGGACAACCTGCTAATATTCAAAAGCAAAGCGATGATGGTGAACCTAGCGGCACTGCAGGTGTGCCAATTCTTGAAGTCTTGCGTCAAATGCAACTTACAAACCTCTGTGTTGTCGTTACTCGGTATTTTGGTGGAACTAAGCTAGGCACTGGCGGTTTAATTCGTGCTTATAGCCACGCGACTTCCGCTGCTCTCGAGCATCTCGGTATCGTTCAAGGAATCGAACAAACTGCCTGTCATTTAACCATTGATTATGCACAGTTTGACTCCCTTCAAAATCGCTTAGCACAACTGGATTTGATTGCTCAGGATATTCAATACACAACCAATATCCAACTAACGGTCTGGCTCCCCACCGAAGAAGTCCCTGCCTTTGAGGCCCAAATGACGGAATTGCTCAATGGTCAGCTCACCTTAGGGCTTGGACAACAACAATTTAACGAAGTCCCCATCAGCGCGCAAGCGATTCACGACTTGCGTTATCAAAAATAA